A DNA window from Acomys russatus chromosome 7, mAcoRus1.1, whole genome shotgun sequence contains the following coding sequences:
- the Klk15 gene encoding kallikrein-15: MWLLLASVLLVSAAQDSEKVLEGEECVPHSQPWQVALFERGRFNCGAFLISPHWVLTAAHCQTRFMRVHLGEHNLRKLDGPEQLRSVSHMIPHPGYEARTHRHDIMLLRLLQPARLSPQVRPVPLPTRCPLTGEDCVVSGWGLLSDNKPGATGSQKSQVRLPDTLHCANISIISDASCHKDYPGRVLPTMVCAGVEGGGTDSCEGDSGGPLVCRGALQGIVSWGDVPCDTTTKPGVYTKVCSYLEWIRKNMRRN, translated from the exons ATGTGGCTTCTCCTTGCTTCCGTCTTGCTGGTGTCTGCAG CTCAGGACAGTGAGAAGGTACTAGAAGGTGAAGAGTGTGTGCCCCACTCGCAGCCTTGGCAAGTGGCCCTCTTCGAACGTGGCCGCTTCAACTGTGGTGCTTTTCTCATCTCCCCGCACTGGGTATTGACGGCTGCCCACTGCCAAACCCG CTTCATGAGAGTGCATCTCGGCGAGCACAACCTTCGAAAGCTCGACGGCCCAGAGCAGCTACGATCCGTCTCTCACATGATCCCACATCCTGGCTATGAGGCTCGCACCCATCGGCACGACATCATGTTGTTGCGGCTTCTCCAGCCTGCCCGGCTGTCACCCCAGGTGCGTCCTGTGCCTCTGCCCACGCGTTGCCCCCTTACCGGCGAGGACTGCGTGGTGTCAGGCTGGGGCCTGTTATCAGACAACAAGCCTGGAGCCACAGGGAGTCAGAAATCACAAG TGAGACTTCCGGATACGTTGCATTGTGCCAACATCAGCATTATCTCTGACGCATCTTGCCACAAGGACTACCCAGGCCGAGTATTGCCCACCATGGTGTGTGCCGGTGTCGAGGGCGGTGGCACGGACTCCTGCGAG GGTGACTCTGGAGGACCCTTGGTCTGTAGGGGTGCCCTGCAGGGCATTGTATCCTGGGGCGATGTCCCCTGTGACACTACCACCAAACCTGGCGTCTACACCAAAGTCTGCAGCTACTTGGAGTGGATCCGGAAAAACATGAGAAGGAACTGA
- the LOC127192080 gene encoding kallikrein 1-related peptidase b3-like: MWFLILFLALSLGGTGAAPPIQSRIVGGSECEKNSQPWQVAVYHYTKFLCGGILVDPSWVLTAAHCYTDKFQVWLGRHNLYANEPSAQHRFVSKSFPHPGFNLSLLQSDSPVAGEDYSNDLMLLHLTQPAEITDFVKVANLPTEEPKLGSSCLASGWGSIEPIQFEYPESLQCVTIELLPNEECAKAHVEKVTDLMLCAGVMEGGKDTCAGDSGGPLICDGVLQGVTSWGYAPCGAPKKPAIYTYLYKFNAWVQEVMDKNS, from the exons atgtggttcctgatCTTGTTCCTCGCCTTATCGTTGGGAGGGACTG GTGCCGCACCTCCCATCCAGTCTCGGATTGTCGGAGGATCTGAATGTGAAAAGAATTCCCAACCCTGGCAGGTGGCTGTGTACCACTACACCAAATTCCTCTGCGGGGGCATCCTGGTGGACCCCAGCTGGGTGCTCACGGCTGCCCACTGCTACACCGA caagttccaggtttgGCTGGGCCGCCACAATCTTTATGCCAACGAACCCTCAGCTCAGCACAGGTTTGTCAGCAAAAGTTTCCCTCACCCTGGCTTCAACCTGAGCCTCCTGCAGAGTGACAGCCCAGTAGCTGGAGAAGACTACAGCAATGACCTGATGCTGCTACACCTCACCCAGCCTGCTGAAATCACAGACTTTGTAAAGGTCGCCAACCTGCCCACTGAGGAACCCAAGCTGGGGAGCAGCTGCCTTGCCTCGGGCTGGGGTAGCATTGAGCCCATCCAGT TCGAATACCCAGAGAGTCTCCAATGTGTGACCATTGAGCTTCTGCCTAACGAGGAGTGTGCCAAAGCCCACGTGGAAAAGGTGACAGATCTCATGCTGTGTGCGGGAGTGATGGAAGGAGGCAAAGACACGTGTGCG GGTGATTCAGGGGGCCCGCTGATCTGTGATGGCGTTCTTCAAGGTGTTACGTCATGGGGCTACGCTCCATGCGGTGCACCCAAAAAGCCGGCCATCTACACCTACCTTTATAAGTTCAACGCCTGGGTACAAGAAGTTATGGACAAAAACTCCTGA